A genome region from Brassica oleracea var. oleracea cultivar TO1000 chromosome C2, BOL, whole genome shotgun sequence includes the following:
- the LOC106327169 gene encoding probable magnesium transporter NIPA9 encodes MWESICLTLAATAGNNIGKVLQKKGTIILPPLSLKLKVIRAYAGNKPWALGFLMDIFGALLMLRALSLAPVSVVQPVSGCGLAILSVFSHFYLKEVMNVFDWIGITMAGIGTIGVGAGGEEQVASLISVFQLLWLALVVAFLFVLLNAWLHIYKRQRREQELMEYEVVEEIIYGLESGVLFGMASVVSKMGFVFVEQGFSAMFIPMCISISICCSGTGFFYQTRGLKHGRAIVVSTCAAVASIVTGVVAGMFALGEKLPTSPSGRLLLLLGWLLIMLGVVLLVTSSRLIRHLPRSFRRSRQTSLERGFSTRWTASHVQKDTNPSAVIQAATLHHLLTTPSKEKD; translated from the exons ATGTGGGAGTCGATTTGCCTGACGCTCGCAGCCACCGCCGGTAACAATATCGGCAAAGTTCTCCAGAAGAAAGGCACTATCATCCTCCCTCCTCTCTCCCTCAAGCTCAAG GTGATAAGAGCGTATGCTGGTAACAAACCATGGGCGTTAGGTTTTCTCATGGACATTTTTGGGGCTTTGTTGATGCTCAGGGCACTCTCTCTCGCCCCT GTGTCTGTTGTTCAGCCAGTCTCTGGATGTGGACTTGCTATTCTCTCCGTATTTTCGCATTTTTATTTGAAGGAAGTTATGAATGTGTTTGACTGGATTGGGATTACCATGGCTGGCATTGGCACCATAG GAGTTGGTGCTGGTGGTGAGGAGCAAGTAGCTTCTTTGATATCTGTCTTCCAGTTGCTCTGGCTAGCACTTGTTGTTGCCTTCTTGTTT GTACTACTAAATGCGTGGCTTCATATCTATAAACGCCAGCGCAGGGAGCAGGAGCTG ATGGAGTATGAAGTGGTGGAAGAAATCATCTATGGCTTGGAATCTGGGGTTTTATTCGG GATGGCATCTGTAGTATCAAAGATGGGTTTTGTATTCGTGGAGCAAGGGTTTTCTGCAATGTTCATTCCCATGTGCATTTCGATAAGTATATGCTGCAGTGGAACAGGATTTTTCTATCAG ACTCGGGGACTAAAACATGGGAGAGCAATAGTAGTATCCACTTGCGCTGCAGTGGCATCAATTGTAACAGGCGTGGTTGCAGGAATGTTTGCTCTTGGTGAGAAGTTGCCCACTTCACCATCTGGACGGCTTTTACTTCTCCTGGGATG GTTACTGATCATGCTAGGTGTTGTATTACTTGTGACTTCATCACGACTTATCAGACATCTTCCGCGGTCATTCAGGCGTTCGAGACAGACCAGTTTAGAAAGAGGTTTCAGCACAAGGTGGACAGCTTCTCACGTACAGAAAGATACAAACCCAAGTGCGGTTATCCAAGCAGCAACATTGCACCATCTCTTAACAACCCCATCAAAGGAGAAAGACTAA
- the LOC106325160 gene encoding LOW QUALITY PROTEIN: cytokinin riboside 5'-monophosphate phosphoribohydrolase LOG8-like (The sequence of the model RefSeq protein was modified relative to this genomic sequence to represent the inferred CDS: deleted 1 base in 1 codon) yields the protein MEEDNNKQRSRFRKICVFCGSHSGHREVFSDAAIELGNELVKRKIDLVYGGGSVGLMGLISRRVYEGGFHVLGIIPKALMPIEISGETVGDVRVVADMHERKAAMAQEAEAFIALPGGYGTMEELLEMITWSQLGIHKKTVGILNVDGYYNSLLALFDTGVEEGFIKPGARNIVVSAPTAKELMEKMEEYTPSHKHVAAHESWKVEELGAYPGKQQSKPQ from the exons ATGGAGGAAGACAACAACAAGCAGAGAAGTAGATTCAGAAAAATCTGTGTCTTTTGCGGAAGCCACTCTGGTCACAGAGAAGTTTTCAGTGACGCTGCCATCGAACTCGGCAATGAACTC GTGAAGAGGAAGATAGACTTGGTTTATGGAGGAGGAAGTGTTGGGCTGATGGGTCTTATCTCCAGGAGAGTTTACGAAGGTGGCTTCCATGTTCTCGG CATCATTCCCAAAGCTTTGATGCCAATTGAG ATATCTGGTGAGACTGTTGGAGATGTAAGAGTGGTTGCAGACATGCACGAACGCAAAGCTGCAATGGCACAAGAAGCTGAGGCCTTCATCGCCCTCCCTG GAGGTTATGGGACTATGGAGGAGCTGCTGGAGATGATAACATGGTCACAACTTGGCATCCACAAGAAAACG GTTGGTATATTGAATGTTGATGGGTACTATAACAGTTTGCTTGCTTTGTTTGACACTGGCGTTGAAGAAGGCTTTATCAAACCAGGCGCACGTAATATCGTGGTTTCTGCCCCAACAGCCAAAGAGCTTATGGAGAAGATGGAG GAATACACTCCTTCACACAAGCACGTTGCGGCACACGAAAGCTGGAAAGTTGAAGAGCTTGGAGCC TACCCTGGAAAACAACAAAGCAAGCCTCAATAA